The Pyxidicoccus sp. MSG2 DNA segment CCCGTGATTCCTGAGCCGGTGTCCGAAGGTGGAGACCTTCCGCAGCTTCGCGGGGAATCCCGGGCATTCCCAGCGCCGTGGACCGGAGGGCGCGGGCGGACGCCTGAGGCCCTGCCTGCACTGCCGACACTTCCGTGTGGACAGCCCGTGGCGTCGGGCACATGACATCTCTTTTCATTCCGCTCCGAGGAGTACGCGGCCTGACGCCCACCTGAGGGGCAGCTCTGGCCGGGAGTGGTTACCGATATGCCCTCGAGTGGGTGAGCGCGTGTAGGCCCGGTCCCCTCCGGGTCAGGGCACCGGAGTCAGCGCAGTCACAGGAGGAGTCCGAGAGCGATGGCCGAGCAATCCAGGCGCGACAATCTCCAGTCCAAGGACGTGGCGACCCGCCCCGCTCGGGAGGCGTGGCTGGATGCCCTGGGCGGCCCCAGCGAGCTGCGCGAGCTCATCCGCGCTCGGGACTGGGGGGCGACGCCGGTGGGGCCTCCGGAGACGTGGCCGCACGGCCTCAAGGTGCTCGTCAAGACGATGCTGGCCTCGCGCTTCCCCATGATTCTCACGTGGGGCTCACAGCTCACCCAGTTCTACAACGACGGCTACTCGCGGCTCATCGGCGACAAGCACCCGGCGGCGCTCGGCATCGACATCCGCGTCACGCTGGCGGAGTCCTGGCACATCCTGGGTCCCGTCATCCGGCAGGTGATGGAGACGGGCGTCGCCAGCTGGCTGCCGGCGCTGCTGCTCCTGCTGGAGCGCTCGGGCTACCGCGAGGAGTCCTACTTCGACGTGTCGCATGCCCCCGCGGAGGACGACTCGGGCGCGGTGGTGGGCATGCTCGCGGTGTGCACGGAAGTCACGCAGCAGGTCATCGCCGAGCGGCGCCTGCGGCTGCTCAGGGACCTTGCCGCGCGGACGGGTGAGATTCGCGGCCTCGAGCGGACGTGCGCGGACGTGGCGACGGCCATCGCCGGACATCCGCTGGAGGTGCCCTTCGCGCTGCTCTACCTGCGCTCGGCGGACGGCTCGCGGCTCCACCTCCACGGCGCCTTCGGGCTTCCGGAAGGTGGTGACGCCAGTCCCGCCACCGTGGACCTCTCGGCGGAAGGCCGTGCGCCCTGGCCGCTCGCCAGGGCCGCCGCGGGCGAGACGGTACGGGTGGAGGACGTGGAGCGCCGGGTCACTGTCACGGGTGGCCCCTGGGGGGACGCGGTGCGCTCGGCGCTGGTGCTTCCGCTGGCCTCGGAAGGGCAGGGGGCGCCGTTGGGTGTCCTCGTGGCGGGGGCGAGCCCCAACCGCGCGCTCGACGAGGACTACCGCGCGTATTTCGAGCTGGTGGCGGGGCAGGTCTCGGTGGCGCTGCGCAACGCGCGGGCCTACGAGGAGGAGCGCAAGCGCGCCGAGGCGCTGGCGGAGCTGGACCGGGTGAAGACGGCGTTCTTCAGCAACGTCTCGCACGAGTTCCGCACGCCGCTCACGCTGATGCTCGGGCCCGTGGAGGAGCTGCTCGCGTCGCGGCGCCTGGGCGAGACGGAGCGCCGGGAGCTGGAGCTGGTGCACCGCAATGCCCTGCGGCTGCTCCGGCTGGTCAACACGCTGCTGGACTTCTCGCGCCTGGAGGCGGGCCGCCTGGAGGCGAGCTTCGAGCCCGTGGACCTGGCGACGCTCACCGCGGACCTGGCGAGCGGCTTCCGCTCCGCGGTGGAGCGCGCGGGGCTGGTGCTGACGGTGGACTGCCCGCCCCTGGCAGGCCCCGTCCATGTGGACCGGGAGCTCTGGGAGAAGGTCGTCCTCAACCTGCTGTCCAACGCGCTGAAGTTCACCTTCGAGGGCGGCATCACCGTGCGCCTGCGCGAGGAGGGCGGGCAGGTGCTGCTGACGGTGGAGGACACGGGCACCGGCATTCCCGCCGCGGACCTGCCGCGCCTGTTCGAGCGCTTCTTCCGCGTGAAGGGCGCGCGCAGCCGCTCCCACGAGGGCAGCGGAATCGGCCTGTCGTTGGTGCGTGAGCTGGCCCGGCTGCACGGAGGCGACGTCCGCGTGGACAGCCGCGAGGGGCAGGGCACCACCTTCACGGTGGCGCTGCCGCTGGGGCGCGCCCACCTCCCCGCCGAGCGCGTCCACGGCGCACGCGCCCAGGCGTCGACGGCCACTGGCGCGGGGGCCTACGTGGAGGAGGCCCTGCGCTGGCTCCCGGACCGGGGCGAAGGCGGGGCCTCGCGCGCGGAGCCACGCACCGAGGACACTTCCGGCGAAGGGCGGCGCGGGCGCGTGCTGGCGGTGGACGACAACGCGGACATGCGCGTGTACCTCGCGCGCGTGCTCGGCACGGTGTTCGACGTCGTCACCGCGGAGGACGGCGAGGCGGCGCTGAAGGCCATGGCCCGGCAGGGGCCCTTCGACCTGGTGCTGACGGACGTGATGATGCCCCGGCTGGGCGGCTTCGGACTGCTCAAGGCGCTGCGCGAGGAGCCGCGCACGCGCTCGCTCCCGGTCATCATGTTGTCCGCGCGCGCCGGCGAGGAGGCGAGCGTGGAGGGGCTGGAGGCGGGCGCGGACGACTACCTCGTCAAGCCCTTCTCCGCACGCGAGCTGGTGGCGCGCACACGCTCGGCGCTGGAGTTGGCGCGGATGCGTGGCGAAGTCACCCGGCGCGAGGTGACGGAGTCTCACCTGCGCGAGGCCGTCCGGGCGCGCGATGACTTCCTCTCGGTGGCCAGCCACGAGCTGAAGACGCCGCTCACCGCCTTCCGGCTGCAACTGGAGCTCATCGAGCGCAACCTGAGCCCGGAGGCGCGCACGCACGTGGGGGACCGCATCCTCTCCGCGGGGCGGCAGGTGAGCCGGCTGTCGGCGCTGGTGGAGAACCTGCTGGACGTGTCGCAAATCACGTCGGGACGGCTGTCGCTCTCCCATGATGATGGAGACTTGAGCGCGCTGGTGGCGGACGCGGTGGCGCGGCTGCGCGACGAGGTGGAGGCCGCGGGCTCCGCGCTCACGCTTCACCTGGAGGCGCCGCTGACGGGCCGCTTCGACCGGCTGCGCATGGACCAGGTGGTGACGAACCTCCTGCAGAACGCCATCAAGTACGGCGCGGGTACGCCCATCGAGGTGCGCGTGGAGCGCGACGGCGCACTGGCGCGCATCACCGTGAAGGACGGCGGCATCGGTATCGCCATGGAGGACACGGAGCGCATCTTCGGGCGCTTCGAGCGGGCGGTGTCCGCGCGCAAGTATGGCGGCTTCGGCCTGGGACTGTGGATTGCCCGGCAGGTGGTGGTGGCCCACGGCGGCACCGTCTCGGTGGTGAGCGCGCCGGGCCGGGGCGCCACCTTCATCGTGGAGCTGCCACTGCTCGCGGACCGCGGGCCGCGCACCTCCGAGGAGGAGCGAGACGCCTCGTGAGCACCGGATGTCCGTGAAGGCCGGCGTCACGCGGTGTGAAGCGCCATCGGGTCGTCAATCACCATCGTGCTATCAAGTGGCGGGGTGTTGGATTCTTCCTAGGATGAGGCCACCCGCAACGGCCTCAAACCCCTCTTCTTCGAGTCTTCATCCATGCCCGCTGTAACCACCTGGAACATCGACCCCGCGCACTCCTCCCTCCTGTTCGTGGCCCGCCACATGGTGGTGGCGCGGGTGCATGGCCGCTTCGAGCGCATCACCGGCACGCTGAAGGTGGACCCCGAGCAGCCCGTGCAGGGTGAGGTGGAGGTGAGCGCGGACACGGCCAGCATCTACACGGGCTCGGTGGACCGGGACACGCACCTGCGCTCGGCGGACTTCCTGGACGCGGAGAACGCGCCGAAGCTCACCTTCCGGAGCACGAAGGTGGAGCCGACCGGCGGCTCCGGCTTCCGGCTGTTGGGGGATTTGACCATCCGCAACGTGAGCCATCCCGTGGTGTTCGAGGCGCGCCACACCGCCACGTCCAAGGACCCGTGGGGCAACACGCGGCTCATCTACACCGCGCGCGCCACCATCAACCGCGCGGACTACGGCATCCGCTGGAACAAGACGCTCGACAACGGCGGCTGGCTCGTGGGCGAGAAGGTGGACATCGAGCTGGACATCCAGGCCGTGCCCGCCACGGCCTGAGCGCCGTGGCCCCCGAGCGTCAGGGGCCCGTCAGGAAGTCCGCGTACACCGCGGCATGGTCCGAGCCGCCGTAGCCGCCCCGGGCCTCGCGCGCGGCCTTGAACGAGCCGGCCACGTACGCGCCCCCGCCGCGGGCGAGGTAGAGGTGGTCGATGGCCTGGTGGTCTCCGGAGTACACGTACGTCCACGTCTCGCTGTCCGGGCGGTCGCTGGAGACGCGGAGCAACTCCCCGTCCTCCTCCAGCGCGTCGAGCGGCGGCGAGCCGGGCAC contains these protein-coding regions:
- a CDS encoding ATP-binding protein, with the translated sequence MAEQSRRDNLQSKDVATRPAREAWLDALGGPSELRELIRARDWGATPVGPPETWPHGLKVLVKTMLASRFPMILTWGSQLTQFYNDGYSRLIGDKHPAALGIDIRVTLAESWHILGPVIRQVMETGVASWLPALLLLLERSGYREESYFDVSHAPAEDDSGAVVGMLAVCTEVTQQVIAERRLRLLRDLAARTGEIRGLERTCADVATAIAGHPLEVPFALLYLRSADGSRLHLHGAFGLPEGGDASPATVDLSAEGRAPWPLARAAAGETVRVEDVERRVTVTGGPWGDAVRSALVLPLASEGQGAPLGVLVAGASPNRALDEDYRAYFELVAGQVSVALRNARAYEEERKRAEALAELDRVKTAFFSNVSHEFRTPLTLMLGPVEELLASRRLGETERRELELVHRNALRLLRLVNTLLDFSRLEAGRLEASFEPVDLATLTADLASGFRSAVERAGLVLTVDCPPLAGPVHVDRELWEKVVLNLLSNALKFTFEGGITVRLREEGGQVLLTVEDTGTGIPAADLPRLFERFFRVKGARSRSHEGSGIGLSLVRELARLHGGDVRVDSREGQGTTFTVALPLGRAHLPAERVHGARAQASTATGAGAYVEEALRWLPDRGEGGASRAEPRTEDTSGEGRRGRVLAVDDNADMRVYLARVLGTVFDVVTAEDGEAALKAMARQGPFDLVLTDVMMPRLGGFGLLKALREEPRTRSLPVIMLSARAGEEASVEGLEAGADDYLVKPFSARELVARTRSALELARMRGEVTRREVTESHLREAVRARDDFLSVASHELKTPLTAFRLQLELIERNLSPEARTHVGDRILSAGRQVSRLSALVENLLDVSQITSGRLSLSHDDGDLSALVADAVARLRDEVEAAGSALTLHLEAPLTGRFDRLRMDQVVTNLLQNAIKYGAGTPIEVRVERDGALARITVKDGGIGIAMEDTERIFGRFERAVSARKYGGFGLGLWIARQVVVAHGGTVSVVSAPGRGATFIVELPLLADRGPRTSEEERDAS
- a CDS encoding YceI family protein gives rise to the protein MPAVTTWNIDPAHSSLLFVARHMVVARVHGRFERITGTLKVDPEQPVQGEVEVSADTASIYTGSVDRDTHLRSADFLDAENAPKLTFRSTKVEPTGGSGFRLLGDLTIRNVSHPVVFEARHTATSKDPWGNTRLIYTARATINRADYGIRWNKTLDNGGWLVGEKVDIELDIQAVPATA